A stretch of the Actinotalea sp. JY-7876 genome encodes the following:
- the gyrB gene encoding DNA topoisomerase (ATP-hydrolyzing) subunit B — MVDESTSAAQEPSTPRVPNDGTVAANSYDASNITVLEGLEAVRKRPGMYIGSTGPRGLHHLVYEVVDNSVDEALAGYCTQIDVTLLADGGVRVSDDGRGIPVAIHPTEGRPTVQVVMTILHAGGKFGGGGYAVSGGLHGVGISVVNALSKRVETVVKRDGYTWYQSFADGGKPVGDLRRGEPTQETGTTQTFWADDSIFETVEFDYETLRSRFQQYAFLNKGLKITLTDERPAHTDTDDEVTSAPEAEQPAGATASTGTNRRSVTYKYDNGLIDYVAHLNSAKKVEVVHPQVIDIESEDTERRISVEIALQWTNAYSESVHTYANTISTTEGGTHEEGFRSAMTSLVNRYAREKNLLREKDENLTGEDIREGLTAVISVKLGEPQFEGQTKTKLGNTEARTFVQKVVNEQLGDWLGSHPNEARDIIRKSIQAATARLAARKAREATRRKGLLESGGMPGKLRDCQSNNPQECEIFIVEGDSAGGSAVRGRNPRTQAILPLRGKILNVERARLDRALGNQEIQALITAFGTGIGEDFTEEKLRYHKIVLMADADVDGQHICTLLLTLLFRYMRPLIERGYVYLAQPPLYRLKWSNAPHDYVYSDRERDAFLVEGQAAGKRIPKENGIQRYKGLGEMDYSELWETTMDPDQRTLLQVTLDDAAAADEIFSVLMGEDVESRRSFIQRNAKDVRFLDI; from the coding sequence ACGTCCGCAGCCCAGGAGCCGAGCACCCCCCGCGTCCCGAACGACGGCACCGTCGCGGCCAACAGCTACGACGCGAGCAACATCACCGTGCTCGAGGGCCTCGAGGCCGTCCGCAAGCGCCCGGGCATGTACATCGGGTCCACGGGTCCGCGCGGCCTGCACCACCTCGTCTACGAGGTCGTCGACAACTCGGTCGACGAGGCGCTCGCCGGGTACTGCACCCAGATCGACGTCACGCTGCTGGCGGACGGCGGCGTGCGCGTCAGCGACGACGGCCGCGGCATCCCGGTCGCGATCCACCCCACCGAGGGCCGCCCCACGGTCCAGGTCGTCATGACCATCCTGCACGCCGGCGGCAAGTTCGGCGGCGGCGGCTACGCGGTCTCCGGTGGCCTGCACGGCGTCGGCATCTCCGTCGTCAACGCGCTGTCCAAGCGCGTCGAGACGGTCGTCAAGCGCGACGGCTACACCTGGTACCAGTCGTTCGCCGACGGCGGGAAGCCCGTCGGCGACCTGCGCCGCGGCGAGCCGACGCAGGAGACGGGCACGACGCAGACGTTCTGGGCCGACGACTCGATCTTCGAGACGGTCGAGTTCGACTACGAGACGCTGCGGTCGCGGTTCCAGCAGTACGCGTTCCTCAACAAGGGCCTCAAGATCACGCTGACCGACGAGCGTCCGGCGCACACGGACACGGACGACGAGGTCACCTCGGCGCCCGAGGCGGAGCAGCCGGCCGGCGCGACGGCGTCGACGGGCACCAACCGGCGCAGCGTCACGTACAAGTACGACAACGGCCTCATCGACTACGTCGCCCACCTCAACTCGGCCAAGAAGGTCGAGGTCGTGCACCCGCAGGTCATCGACATCGAGTCCGAGGACACCGAGCGCCGCATCTCGGTGGAGATCGCGCTCCAGTGGACCAACGCGTACTCGGAGTCCGTGCACACGTACGCCAACACCATCTCGACGACCGAGGGCGGCACCCACGAGGAGGGCTTCCGCTCGGCGATGACGTCGCTCGTCAACCGCTACGCGCGCGAGAAGAACCTGCTGCGCGAGAAGGACGAGAACCTCACGGGCGAGGACATCCGCGAGGGCCTGACGGCCGTCATCTCGGTCAAGCTCGGCGAGCCGCAGTTCGAGGGCCAGACGAAGACCAAGCTCGGCAACACCGAGGCGCGCACGTTCGTCCAGAAGGTCGTCAACGAGCAGCTCGGTGACTGGCTGGGCTCGCACCCCAACGAGGCGCGGGACATCATCCGCAAGTCGATCCAGGCCGCGACCGCTCGCCTGGCGGCGCGCAAGGCGCGCGAGGCCACGCGCCGCAAGGGCCTGCTCGAGTCCGGCGGCATGCCGGGCAAGCTCCGGGACTGCCAGTCGAACAACCCCCAGGAGTGCGAGATCTTCATCGTGGAGGGCGACTCGGCCGGCGGCTCCGCCGTCCGGGGGCGCAACCCGCGCACGCAGGCGATCCTCCCCCTGCGCGGCAAGATCCTGAACGTCGAGCGTGCCCGCCTCGACCGCGCGCTGGGCAACCAGGAGATCCAGGCGCTCATCACGGCCTTCGGCACGGGGATCGGCGAGGACTTCACCGAGGAGAAGCTCCGCTACCACAAGATCGTGCTCATGGCCGATGCCGACGTCGACGGCCAGCACATCTGCACGCTGCTCCTGACGCTCCTGTTCCGCTACATGCGCCCGCTCATCGAGCGCGGCTACGTCTACCTGGCGCAGCCGCCGCTGTACCGGCTCAAGTGGTCGAACGCGCCGCACGACTACGTGTACTCCGACCGGGAGCGCGACGCGTTCCTGGTGGAGGGCCAGGCCGCGGGCAAGCGGATCCCCAAGGAGAACGGGATCCAGCGCTACAAGGGTCTGGGCGAGATGGACTACTCGGAGCTGTGGGAGACCACGATGGACCCCGACCAGCGCACCCTGCTCCAGGTCACGCTCGACGACGCCGCCGCGGCGGACGAGATCTTCTCGGTCCTCATGGGCGAGGACGTCGAGTCCCGCCGGTCCTTCATCCAGCGCAACGCCAAGGACGTGCGGTTCCTCGACATCTGA
- the gyrA gene encoding DNA gyrase subunit A, which yields MTDQTPPDGDLPEVGTDSPAEVLTDRVSAVDLQLEMQRSYLDYAMSVIVGRALPDVRDGLKPVHRRVIYAMYDGGYRPDRQFSKCSRVVGDVMGKYHPHGDIAIYDALVRLVQDWSLRYPLVAGQGNFGSPGNDPAAAPRYTECKMAPIAMEMVRDIDEETVDFRDNYDGRTQEPSVLPSRFPNLLVNGSSGIAVGMATNIPPHNLREVAAGIAWHLENPAASKEELLEALIERIPGPDFPTGATILGRRGIEEAYRTGRGSITMRAVVTVEEIQNRICLVVTELPYQVNPDTLAAKIADLVKEGRIQGIADIRDETSGRTGQRLVIVLKRDAVAKVVLNNLYKHTQLQDNFGANMLALVDDVPRTLSIDAFVRHWVTHQLDVIVRRTAYRLRQAQERAHILRGYLKALDALDEVIALIRASATVEEARDGLMALLDVDEIQARAILNLQLRQLAALERQKITDEYDGLMVKIADYESILADPQRQRDIVQTELDEIVAKYGDDRRTQILPFAGEVSMEDLIAEEEVVVTITRGGYAKRTRSDQYRVQKRGGKGVRGAQLRADDVVEHFGVTTTHHWLLFFTNLGRVYRAKTYELPEGGRDSKGQHVANLLAFQPGEQIAKVIDLRDYDQAEYLVLATRRGLVKKTRLSDYDSNRSGGLIAINLREDEDGTPDELVSAVLADEDSELLLVSRKGQAVRFHASADQLRPMGRATSGVTGMKFKTDDDELLSMHVIEEGSYLVTVTDGGTAKRSDMHRVNRDGNLEYRRTNRGTQGVRAARLPDDRGKLVGAIMAHQDDEILVVMERGKVVRSQVGELPVHGRDATGVILAKPDAGDHILAVARNVERNLAGDAATVGDEADVDGPEVVLESDVDGDEAGAESSGPATSDEQPGDEQSTDDPGDAQPAPIEGDR from the coding sequence GTGACCGACCAGACTCCCCCCGACGGCGACCTGCCCGAGGTCGGGACGGACTCCCCGGCCGAGGTGCTGACCGACCGCGTCAGCGCGGTCGACCTCCAGCTGGAGATGCAGCGGTCCTACCTCGACTACGCCATGAGCGTCATCGTGGGTCGTGCGCTGCCGGACGTCCGCGACGGCCTCAAGCCCGTCCACCGGCGCGTCATCTACGCGATGTATGACGGCGGCTACCGCCCCGACCGCCAGTTCTCCAAGTGCAGCCGCGTCGTCGGCGACGTCATGGGCAAGTACCACCCCCACGGCGACATCGCCATCTACGACGCCCTGGTGCGACTGGTCCAGGACTGGTCGCTGCGCTACCCGCTCGTCGCCGGCCAGGGGAACTTCGGCTCCCCCGGCAACGACCCCGCGGCGGCCCCGCGGTACACCGAGTGCAAGATGGCGCCCATCGCGATGGAGATGGTGCGCGACATCGACGAGGAGACCGTCGACTTCCGCGACAACTACGACGGCCGCACGCAGGAACCCTCGGTGCTGCCCTCCCGGTTCCCGAACCTGCTGGTCAACGGCAGCTCCGGCATCGCCGTCGGCATGGCGACGAACATCCCCCCGCACAACCTGCGGGAGGTCGCGGCCGGCATCGCGTGGCACCTGGAGAACCCGGCGGCCTCGAAGGAGGAGCTCCTCGAGGCGCTCATCGAGCGGATCCCGGGGCCCGACTTCCCGACGGGCGCCACCATCCTGGGCAGGCGCGGCATCGAGGAGGCGTACCGCACGGGTCGCGGCTCGATCACCATGCGCGCGGTCGTCACGGTCGAGGAGATCCAGAACCGGATCTGCCTCGTCGTGACCGAGCTGCCCTACCAGGTGAACCCCGACACGCTCGCGGCCAAGATCGCCGACCTCGTCAAGGAGGGCCGCATCCAGGGGATCGCGGACATCCGCGACGAGACCTCGGGCCGCACCGGCCAGCGCCTGGTCATCGTGCTCAAGCGCGACGCCGTCGCGAAGGTCGTGCTCAACAACCTCTACAAGCACACCCAGCTGCAGGACAACTTCGGCGCGAACATGCTCGCGCTGGTCGACGACGTCCCGCGCACGCTGAGCATCGACGCGTTCGTGCGGCACTGGGTCACCCACCAGCTCGACGTGATCGTGCGCCGCACCGCGTACCGCCTGCGTCAGGCGCAGGAGCGCGCGCACATCCTGCGCGGCTACCTCAAGGCGCTCGACGCTCTCGACGAGGTCATCGCGCTCATCCGTGCGTCGGCCACGGTCGAGGAGGCCCGCGACGGGCTCATGGCGCTGCTCGACGTGGACGAGATCCAGGCGCGCGCGATCCTCAACCTCCAGCTGCGCCAGCTCGCGGCCCTCGAGCGCCAGAAGATCACCGACGAGTACGACGGCCTCATGGTCAAGATCGCCGACTACGAGAGCATCCTGGCGGACCCGCAGCGCCAGCGGGACATCGTGCAGACCGAGCTCGACGAGATCGTCGCCAAGTACGGCGACGACCGCCGCACGCAGATCCTGCCGTTCGCCGGCGAGGTCTCCATGGAGGACCTCATCGCCGAGGAGGAGGTCGTCGTGACGATCACCCGCGGCGGCTACGCCAAGCGCACGCGCAGCGACCAGTACCGGGTGCAGAAGCGCGGCGGCAAGGGCGTGCGCGGCGCACAGCTGCGCGCGGACGACGTCGTCGAGCACTTCGGCGTCACGACGACGCACCACTGGCTGCTCTTCTTCACCAACCTCGGCCGCGTGTACCGCGCCAAGACGTACGAGCTGCCCGAGGGCGGGCGGGACTCCAAGGGTCAGCACGTCGCCAACCTGCTGGCCTTCCAGCCGGGCGAGCAGATCGCCAAGGTCATCGACCTGCGCGACTACGACCAGGCGGAGTACCTCGTCCTGGCGACCCGCCGCGGCCTGGTGAAGAAGACGCGGCTGTCGGACTACGACTCGAACCGCTCGGGCGGCCTCATCGCGATCAACCTGCGCGAGGACGAGGACGGCACGCCGGACGAGCTGGTCTCCGCCGTGCTCGCGGACGAGGACTCCGAGCTGCTGCTCGTGTCCCGCAAGGGCCAGGCCGTGCGCTTCCACGCGTCGGCCGACCAGCTCCGTCCCATGGGCCGCGCGACGTCGGGCGTCACGGGCATGAAGTTCAAGACCGACGACGACGAGCTGCTGTCGATGCACGTCATCGAGGAGGGCTCCTACCTCGTCACCGTGACCGACGGCGGCACGGCGAAGCGCTCGGACATGCACCGGGTGAACCGCGACGGGAACCTGGAGTACCGCCGGACCAACCGCGGCACGCAGGGCGTGCGCGCCGCCAGGCTGCCCGACGACCGCGGCAAGCTCGTCGGCGCGATCATGGCGCACCAGGACGACGAGATCCTCGTGGTGATGGAGCGCGGCAAGGTCGTGCGCTCCCAGGTGGGCGAGCTGCCCGTGCACGGGCGCGACGCGACGGGCGTCATCCTCGCCAAGCCGGACGCGGGTGACCACATCCTGGCCGTCGCGCGCAACGTGGAGCGCAACCTCGCGGGAGATGCGGCTACCGTGGGGGACGAGGCCGACGTCGACGGTCCCGAGGTCGTCCTGGAGTCTGACGTGGACGGCGACGAGGCCGGTGCAGAATCGTCCGGGCCGGCCACGTCCGACGAGCAGCCCGGAGACGAGCAGTCCACCGACGACCCGGGTGACGCGCAGCCGGCACCGATCGAGGGAGACCGATGA
- a CDS encoding DUF3566 domain-containing protein, giving the protein MSTDGTQPPSIAPQRPAAKPGSTGAGTAVRPGAAPATGTPSTPAREPDESGASGRSFTERMKQSAQGAVETARTALPTKDATEPAKPARTSTKPAAAAATSSISGSGPRRVRLSVARIDPWSVMKLSFLLSVAVGIMIVVAAAVVWYTLDGLHVFASVNDIAATLSGSETFFRVEDYLGFERIISLATMVGVIDIVLLTALSTIGAFLYNIVAALVGGVHLTLTDD; this is encoded by the coding sequence ATGAGCACCGACGGGACCCAGCCGCCGTCCATCGCACCGCAGCGCCCCGCGGCCAAGCCGGGCTCGACCGGAGCCGGCACGGCGGTGCGGCCCGGCGCGGCTCCGGCCACCGGGACGCCGTCGACCCCGGCGCGGGAGCCGGACGAGTCCGGCGCGAGCGGACGGTCCTTCACCGAGCGGATGAAGCAGTCGGCGCAGGGCGCGGTGGAGACGGCGCGCACGGCGCTGCCCACCAAGGACGCCACGGAGCCGGCGAAGCCCGCACGGACCTCCACGAAGCCGGCCGCCGCGGCCGCCACGTCGTCGATCTCGGGATCGGGCCCGCGCCGCGTGCGGCTGTCCGTCGCCCGGATCGACCCGTGGTCGGTCATGAAGCTGTCGTTCCTGCTGTCCGTCGCGGTCGGGATCATGATCGTCGTCGCGGCCGCGGTCGTCTGGTACACCCTCGACGGCCTGCACGTGTTCGCCTCGGTGAACGACATCGCCGCGACCCTCTCGGGCTCGGAGACGTTCTTCCGCGTCGAGGACTACCTCGGCTTCGAGCGGATCATCTCGCTGGCGACCATGGTCGGCGTCATCGACATCGTGCTGCTCACGGCGCTGTCGACCATCGGGGCGTTCCTCTACAACATCGTCGCCGCGCTCGTCGGCGGCGTGCACCTGACCCTCACCGACGACTGA
- a CDS encoding DLW-39 family protein, with the protein MKKLLIALLAAAAGYLVWRTYAEDRDERDLWTEVTDELD; encoded by the coding sequence ATGAAGAAGCTCCTCATCGCCCTGCTGGCTGCCGCCGCGGGCTACCTGGTGTGGCGCACGTACGCGGAGGACCGCGACGAGCGCGACCTGTGGACCGAGGTCACCGACGAGCTCGACTGA
- a CDS encoding methyltransferase, with product MQTQTVDFGPLLVTFDERVLRPRPWTLLQARWAAEVAAGLPPGAILELCSGAGQIGQAAAVLARRDLVQVDVDPHACRLATANARANVTDVSVEVRCGAMESAVGPHERFAVVLADPPYVPREDVDAWPQDPVVAIDGGPDGLDLPRRCLAVAGAHVAPGGVVLLQALGSAQVAALADDIAAAGLEVADVRSQDDRRAVALLRPRRRGPAG from the coding sequence ATGCAGACCCAGACCGTCGACTTCGGCCCGCTCCTCGTGACGTTCGACGAGCGGGTGCTGCGCCCCCGTCCGTGGACGCTGCTCCAGGCACGCTGGGCGGCCGAGGTGGCCGCAGGACTGCCGCCCGGGGCGATCCTCGAGCTGTGCTCCGGTGCGGGGCAGATCGGGCAGGCCGCCGCCGTGCTCGCTCGCCGGGACCTGGTCCAGGTCGACGTCGACCCGCACGCGTGCCGGCTGGCGACGGCCAACGCGCGCGCGAACGTCACGGACGTCTCGGTCGAGGTCCGCTGCGGCGCGATGGAGTCGGCCGTCGGGCCCCACGAGCGGTTCGCCGTCGTGCTGGCGGACCCGCCCTACGTGCCCCGCGAGGACGTGGACGCGTGGCCGCAGGACCCGGTGGTCGCGATCGACGGCGGGCCCGACGGCCTCGACCTGCCGCGCCGGTGCCTGGCGGTCGCGGGGGCGCACGTCGCGCCGGGCGGCGTGGTGCTCCTCCAGGCGCTGGGCAGCGCCCAGGTGGCGGCGCTCGCCGACGACATCGCCGCCGCGGGCCTGGAGGTGGCCGACGTCCGGTCGCAGGACGACCGCCGGGCCGTCGCGCTCCTGCGTCCCCGACGACGAGGTCCCGCCGGGTAG
- a CDS encoding MFS transporter, producing the protein MRWRVSRRSASTTGAALVGGSADILDFLLPLWVGAALGATPTQIGALVALELAVSFAARPVAGRLVDTRERSRVAAAGAVLCALACGGYAVAPGLGVAFVAAVASGAGGALLWVAVRAITAERLEEDDGAFAGLYSAVAFASWFFWVPSLVLLPTLGYRGVFAALGVACLVAAALLMRSVRREPVQHPPDASVWRDVRRMSPLLAVVALTSVAEAGVGLILLLHLQRAFELEVHEIALVFLPGGIAMTVLPRALHRLTGRHGRRAVYAAGSIGSALFAAGLALAPGPLVIAALWVLTATAWAALTPIHEAAVAHVSGTRTGRGMSLLGNAGLAGAATGSLLAGALYEATSWQVVCGLLAALIAVGAIAGPLALARLGVPDRPRPAPVPAG; encoded by the coding sequence ATGAGATGGCGCGTGAGCCGCCGGAGCGCGTCGACCACCGGCGCCGCGCTCGTCGGCGGGTCCGCGGACATCCTCGACTTCCTCCTGCCGCTGTGGGTCGGGGCCGCGCTGGGCGCGACGCCGACGCAGATCGGTGCCCTGGTCGCCCTCGAGCTCGCGGTCTCGTTCGCCGCCCGGCCGGTCGCGGGCAGGCTGGTCGACACGCGTGAGCGCTCGCGGGTGGCCGCGGCCGGTGCCGTGCTCTGCGCGCTGGCGTGCGGGGGGTACGCCGTGGCACCCGGGCTCGGCGTCGCGTTCGTGGCGGCGGTGGCGAGCGGCGCCGGCGGCGCGCTGCTGTGGGTCGCGGTCCGGGCGATCACCGCCGAACGCCTCGAGGAGGACGACGGCGCGTTCGCCGGCCTGTACTCGGCCGTCGCCTTCGCGTCGTGGTTCTTCTGGGTTCCCTCGCTCGTGCTCCTGCCCACGCTCGGCTACCGCGGGGTCTTCGCCGCCCTGGGCGTCGCCTGCCTCGTCGCGGCGGCGCTGCTGATGCGCTCCGTCCGCCGCGAGCCCGTCCAGCACCCACCGGACGCCTCGGTGTGGCGAGACGTGCGGCGCATGTCGCCGCTGCTCGCCGTCGTGGCGCTCACCTCGGTGGCGGAGGCCGGCGTCGGCCTGATCCTCCTGCTGCACCTGCAGCGCGCCTTCGAGCTCGAGGTCCACGAGATCGCGCTGGTCTTCCTGCCGGGTGGGATCGCGATGACGGTGCTGCCGAGGGCGCTGCACCGCCTCACCGGGCGGCACGGGCGGCGCGCGGTGTACGCCGCGGGCTCGATCGGCTCGGCGCTCTTCGCCGCCGGGCTCGCGCTGGCACCGGGCCCGCTGGTGATCGCGGCGCTGTGGGTCCTCACCGCCACGGCGTGGGCGGCGCTGACGCCGATCCACGAGGCCGCCGTCGCGCACGTCAGCGGTACGCGCACCGGCCGCGGCATGAGCCTGCTCGGGAACGCGGGACTCGCGGGCGCGGCCACCGGGTCGCTGCTGGCCGGCGCCCTGTACGAGGCGACGTCGTGGCAGGTGGTGTGCGGGCTGCTGGCGGCGCTGATCGCGGTCGGCGCGATCGCCGGCCCGCTCGCCCTCGCGCGGCTCGGCGTCCCGGACCGCCCGCGGCCGGCGCCGGTCCCGGCCGGCTGA
- a CDS encoding endo-1,4-beta-xylanase, with amino-acid sequence MPSSPTPDPTFAHRTADATLTVLGPDGAPLRDADVVVAQTRHAFGLGNIGFEFIPLANDELSDDGAPAGGRPALGEAEGTRLSRGQAQHLADLWLDVFNTATLPFYWGRFEPVRGRPDTARLRRTAEWFAERGVALKGHPLMWHTVQPDWLLDLPTDEVERLQRERIRREVGDFSGLIDTWDAINEVVIMPVFENGANGITPLARERGRIATIRLAFEEARATNPSATLLLNDFDMSTAYECLIEGVLEAGIQVDVLGLQSHMHQGYWGEEKTLAILDRFSRYGLPIHFTETTLLSGHLMPPELEDLNDYQIPHWPSTPDGEARQADEVERHYRTLASHPSVQGVTYWGLSDGDMWLGAPGGLVRADGTPKPSYDALRRLVKDEWWLAPTALRTDAQGRVGVGGWLGDYEVRADGRAAAFTLEAGAAPEVTLG; translated from the coding sequence GTGCCCAGCTCCCCCACGCCCGACCCGACCTTCGCGCACCGCACCGCTGACGCGACGCTGACCGTCCTGGGGCCCGACGGCGCCCCGCTGCGCGACGCGGACGTCGTCGTCGCCCAGACGCGGCACGCGTTCGGCCTCGGAAACATCGGGTTCGAGTTCATCCCGCTCGCGAACGACGAGCTGAGCGACGACGGCGCGCCGGCGGGCGGCCGGCCGGCGCTGGGCGAGGCCGAGGGCACGCGGCTGTCGCGTGGGCAGGCGCAGCACCTCGCCGACCTGTGGCTGGACGTGTTCAACACGGCGACCCTCCCCTTCTACTGGGGCCGGTTCGAGCCCGTGCGCGGCAGACCCGACACGGCCCGCCTGCGCCGGACGGCCGAGTGGTTCGCCGAGCGCGGGGTCGCGCTCAAGGGCCACCCGCTCATGTGGCACACGGTCCAGCCGGACTGGCTGCTCGACCTGCCGACCGACGAGGTGGAGCGCCTCCAGCGCGAGCGCATCCGGCGCGAGGTCGGCGACTTCTCGGGGCTGATCGACACGTGGGACGCGATCAACGAGGTCGTGATCATGCCCGTGTTCGAGAACGGCGCCAACGGCATCACGCCGCTGGCGCGCGAGCGCGGCCGCATCGCGACCATCCGCCTCGCCTTCGAGGAGGCGCGCGCGACCAACCCGTCCGCGACCCTGCTCCTCAACGACTTCGACATGTCCACGGCGTACGAGTGCCTCATCGAGGGAGTGCTCGAGGCGGGCATCCAGGTCGACGTCCTGGGCCTGCAGAGCCACATGCACCAGGGCTACTGGGGCGAGGAGAAGACGCTCGCGATCCTCGACCGGTTCTCGCGCTACGGGCTGCCGATCCACTTCACCGAGACCACGCTGCTGTCGGGGCACCTCATGCCGCCCGAGCTCGAGGACCTCAACGACTACCAGATCCCCCACTGGCCCTCGACGCCCGACGGCGAGGCGCGGCAGGCGGACGAGGTCGAGCGGCACTACCGCACGCTCGCCTCGCACCCCTCGGTGCAGGGCGTCACCTACTGGGGCCTGTCCGACGGCGACATGTGGCTCGGCGCGCCCGGCGGCCTCGTGCGCGCGGACGGCACGCCCAAGCCCTCGTACGACGCGCTGCGCCGCCTGGTCAAGGACGAGTGGTGGCTGGCGCCCACGGCGCTGCGCACGGATGCGCAGGGCCGCGTGGGCGTCGGTGGCTGGCTCGGCGACTACGAGGTGCGCGCCGACGGGCGTGCGGCGGCGTTCACGCTCGAGGCGGGGGCAGCGCCCGAGGTCACGCTGGGTTGA
- a CDS encoding sigma-70 family RNA polymerase sigma factor gives MSAEADALPGTGEPRPEFEELVAPLRRELTAHCYRMVGSVHEAEDLVQETYLRAWRAYDGFEHRSSVRTWMYRIATNACLTALEGRARRPLPVGLGAPPADPRGDLHAQRETAWVEPLPDAVVWASPEEDPADVAVSRESVRLALVAALQELTAQQRAVVLLCDVLRWRAAEAAAALGLSVGAVTSTLQRARNHLARRREDEPVALDAGDPRAAELLARYQRAFEDYDMDGLVGVLTEDAQWQMPPFLEWFQGGADIADLIRTRCPAQRAGDMRFVSTSANGVPALAMYMRGPDGVHRAFQIQHPVVTADGVAHVTAWFGEHHFTALGLPLELATDPA, from the coding sequence GTGAGCGCAGAGGCGGATGCACTGCCCGGCACCGGTGAACCGCGACCCGAGTTCGAGGAGCTCGTCGCGCCACTGCGGCGCGAGCTCACGGCGCACTGCTACCGGATGGTCGGCTCGGTGCACGAGGCCGAGGACCTGGTCCAGGAGACCTACCTGCGCGCCTGGCGGGCCTACGACGGCTTCGAGCACCGCTCGTCCGTCCGCACCTGGATGTACCGCATCGCCACCAACGCATGCCTCACCGCGCTCGAGGGCCGCGCGCGGCGCCCGCTGCCCGTCGGGCTCGGCGCTCCGCCGGCGGACCCCCGCGGCGACCTGCACGCGCAGCGCGAGACGGCGTGGGTCGAGCCGCTGCCCGACGCGGTGGTCTGGGCGTCACCCGAGGAGGACCCGGCCGATGTCGCCGTGAGCCGGGAGAGCGTGCGGCTCGCGCTCGTCGCGGCGCTGCAGGAGCTCACGGCGCAGCAGCGCGCCGTCGTGCTGCTGTGCGACGTCCTGCGCTGGCGTGCCGCGGAGGCGGCGGCCGCGCTCGGCCTGAGCGTCGGCGCCGTGACCAGCACCCTGCAGCGCGCCCGCAACCACCTCGCGCGCCGGCGCGAGGACGAGCCCGTCGCGCTGGACGCCGGCGACCCGCGCGCCGCCGAGCTGCTGGCGCGCTACCAGCGCGCCTTCGAGGACTACGACATGGACGGCCTCGTGGGCGTCCTCACCGAGGACGCCCAGTGGCAGATGCCGCCGTTCCTCGAGTGGTTCCAGGGCGGGGCGGACATCGCCGACCTGATCCGCACCCGCTGCCCGGCCCAGCGCGCCGGGGACATGCGCTTCGTCTCGACGTCCGCCAACGGGGTCCCCGCGCTCGCGATGTACATGCGCGGGCCCGACGGGGTGCACCGCGCGTTCCAGATCCAGCACCCCGTGGTCACGGCCGACGGCGTGGCCCACGTGACCGCCTGGTTCGGCGAGCACCACTTCACCGCGCTCGGCCTGCCGCTCGAGCTGGCGACCGACCCGGCCTGA